Proteins co-encoded in one Streptomyces sp. NBC_01283 genomic window:
- a CDS encoding SPW repeat protein — protein MADVSHRGDIAAHPDVSEMRDRYARVLGGHDVALVDGPVFLTGLFCAISPWVVHFTVNQPVLTTHNLIMGIAIGLLGLGFTVAPARMYSLSWAMCAMGVWMIVSPWIVGTSPDMGVILTNVIIGGLTLLLGLVCTAAATKEGRKPNTT, from the coding sequence ATGGCCGACGTCTCACACAGGGGAGACATAGCCGCTCACCCTGACGTATCCGAAATGCGGGATCGCTACGCCCGCGTACTCGGTGGACACGATGTGGCACTCGTGGACGGTCCTGTGTTCCTCACAGGTCTCTTCTGTGCCATCTCCCCATGGGTGGTCCACTTCACCGTGAACCAGCCCGTCCTCACGACCCACAACCTCATCATGGGCATCGCGATCGGGTTGCTGGGCCTCGGGTTCACCGTGGCTCCGGCCAGGATGTACAGCCTGAGCTGGGCCATGTGCGCCATGGGCGTCTGGATGATCGTGTCGCCGTGGATCGTCGGCACGAGCCCGGACATGGGCGTCATCCTCACCAACGTCATCATCGGCGGCCTCACCCTCCTGCTGGGCCTCGTGTGCACCGCCGCTGCGACGAAGGAAGGCCGAAAGCCGAACACGACCTGA
- a CDS encoding sugar ABC transporter substrate-binding protein has product MRRFRAAAVGAATLSLALTASACGGGSTTGGGGSNDSPKTLTYWASNQGPNVEADKKILRPELDKFEKKTGIKVKLEVVPWSELLNRILTATTSGQGPDVLNIGNTWSASLQASGALLPWDEKNFAKIGGKDRFVESALGSAGAADKDPAAVPLYSMAYALYYNKKMFKEAGVDKPPATWDELVEDGKKISKGGKWALGAEGANLSNNIHQIFALGKQHGADFFTEDGKADFTSDGAVAAVKQYVDMMGKDKIIAPGNAEYAQNQSLSDFAKDKTAMVLWQAAATTFKSQGMSDDEWGVAPVPVASGAPGQGKATNSMVAGINMAVFKNTKNIDGSLKFVKFMTSDAEQKILCESYGSVPPVKAAQDDPAFDRPELKVLRDTLAKSAAPLPQVANESQFETAVGTAVKNLFANAAAGREVTTASVKAELVKAQQQMSKQ; this is encoded by the coding sequence ATGCGCAGATTCCGAGCCGCCGCCGTCGGTGCCGCCACCCTCTCGCTCGCCCTCACCGCCTCCGCCTGTGGCGGCGGTTCGACGACGGGCGGTGGGGGGTCCAACGACTCGCCGAAGACGCTGACCTACTGGGCGTCGAACCAAGGCCCCAACGTCGAGGCGGACAAGAAGATCCTCAGGCCCGAACTCGACAAGTTCGAGAAGAAGACGGGCATCAAGGTGAAGCTCGAGGTCGTCCCGTGGTCGGAGCTGCTCAACAGGATCCTGACCGCGACGACGTCGGGCCAGGGACCCGACGTCCTGAACATCGGCAACACCTGGAGCGCGTCGCTCCAGGCCAGCGGAGCCCTGCTGCCCTGGGACGAGAAGAACTTCGCCAAGATCGGCGGCAAGGACCGCTTCGTGGAGTCCGCGCTCGGCTCGGCCGGGGCGGCGGACAAGGACCCGGCCGCCGTGCCGCTGTACTCCATGGCGTACGCCCTCTACTACAACAAAAAGATGTTCAAGGAGGCCGGCGTGGACAAGCCGCCCGCCACCTGGGACGAGCTGGTCGAGGACGGCAAGAAGATCTCCAAGGGCGGCAAGTGGGCCCTCGGCGCGGAGGGGGCGAACCTCTCCAACAACATCCACCAGATCTTCGCCCTCGGAAAGCAGCACGGCGCCGACTTCTTCACCGAGGACGGCAAGGCCGACTTCACCTCCGACGGCGCGGTCGCGGCCGTGAAGCAGTACGTCGACATGATGGGCAAGGACAAGATCATCGCTCCGGGCAACGCCGAGTACGCCCAGAACCAGTCCCTGAGCGACTTCGCCAAGGACAAGACGGCGATGGTGCTGTGGCAGGCCGCGGCCACCACCTTCAAGTCACAGGGCATGAGCGACGACGAGTGGGGCGTGGCGCCCGTGCCCGTCGCATCCGGTGCGCCGGGTCAGGGCAAGGCCACCAACTCGATGGTCGCCGGCATCAACATGGCCGTCTTCAAGAACACCAAGAACATCGACGGCTCGCTGAAGTTCGTGAAGTTCATGACGAGCGACGCCGAGCAGAAGATCCTCTGCGAGTCCTACGGCTCCGTGCCGCCCGTCAAGGCCGCGCAGGATGACCCGGCGTTCGACCGCCCCGAGCTGAAGGTCCTGCGCGACACCCTCGCCAAGAGCGCCGCGCCGCTGCCCCAGGTCGCCAACGAGTCGCAGTTCGAGACCGCGGTCGGCACCGCCGTCAAGAACCTCTTCGCGAACGCCGCCGCGGGCCGTGAGGTGACCACCGCGTCGGTGAAGGCCGAACTGGTCAAGGCTCAGCAGCAGATGTCCAAGCAGTGA
- a CDS encoding ABC transporter substrate-binding protein — MRRRSAGRGTAVAAGLALLLAGCSSGPSLETRGEVTAPPGDSHHLVVGSAGFTESDLLAQMYSLLLEKAGYSAEILSVANRELYEPALESGQIDVVPEYAATFADWLNAKKNGADAKPVGSPDLDATMKALRGLAAPRGLTVLDPGSAVDQNAFAVTASYARQHRLKTLSDLGKSGLKVRLAAGDECVQRPYCEPGLKKVYGIDITSVDPKGVGTTQAKKAVQSGQDQMVLTTSTDATLDNFGLVLLKDDKKLQNADYIVPVVNRSRAGSEGVSKALGRLNSVLTTADLASMNEQVDSWRRLPQDVARTYLEEKGLL, encoded by the coding sequence ATGAGGCGGCGGAGCGCGGGACGGGGTACGGCGGTCGCGGCCGGTCTCGCGCTGCTGCTGGCCGGCTGCTCATCGGGACCGTCCCTGGAGACCCGGGGCGAAGTGACGGCGCCGCCCGGGGACAGCCATCACCTGGTGGTCGGTTCCGCCGGCTTCACCGAGAGCGATCTGCTCGCCCAGATGTACTCCCTGCTCCTGGAGAAGGCCGGATACAGCGCGGAGATCCTCTCCGTGGCCAACCGCGAGCTGTACGAACCCGCCCTGGAATCCGGGCAGATCGACGTCGTCCCCGAGTACGCGGCGACGTTCGCGGACTGGCTGAACGCCAAGAAGAACGGCGCGGACGCGAAGCCGGTCGGCTCGCCCGACCTGGACGCCACGATGAAGGCCCTGCGCGGCCTCGCCGCCCCGCGCGGCCTCACCGTCCTCGATCCGGGCAGCGCCGTCGACCAGAACGCGTTCGCCGTCACCGCGTCCTACGCCCGGCAGCACCGCCTGAAGACACTGAGCGACCTCGGCAAGTCCGGCCTGAAGGTACGCCTCGCCGCGGGCGACGAATGCGTGCAACGCCCGTACTGCGAACCCGGCCTGAAGAAGGTCTACGGCATCGACATCACCTCCGTCGACCCCAAGGGCGTGGGCACGACACAGGCCAAGAAGGCTGTGCAGAGCGGGCAGGACCAGATGGTCCTGACCACGTCGACGGACGCCACGCTCGACAACTTCGGCCTCGTCCTGCTGAAGGACGACAAGAAACTCCAGAACGCCGACTACATCGTCCCGGTCGTGAACCGCTCCCGCGCGGGCAGCGAGGGCGTGTCCAAGGCACTCGGCCGCCTCAACTCCGTACTGACGACGGCGGACCTCGCCTCCATGAACGAACAGGTCGACAGCTGGCGCAGGCTGCCCCAGGACGTGGCACGGACCTACCTGGAGGAGAAGGGCCTGCTGTGA
- a CDS encoding NUDIX domain-containing protein: MELHANIVGVHLVFERAGRVLLGLRSPCSAYAPGTWHLPAGHLERESATGCAVREAHEELGVTIHEQDLRLVHIVHHRDGDDGRARMQLLFHVLAHTGTPAIREPDRCTALEWWPYSALPSPLVDYTAVALTGIAAGRTYTEMGWSA; the protein is encoded by the coding sequence TTGGAACTGCACGCCAACATTGTCGGTGTTCACCTTGTGTTCGAGCGGGCGGGCAGGGTACTGCTCGGCCTGCGCTCGCCCTGCTCCGCCTACGCCCCCGGGACCTGGCACCTGCCGGCCGGCCATCTCGAACGGGAGTCCGCCACCGGGTGCGCAGTGCGCGAGGCGCACGAGGAGCTCGGCGTCACCATCCATGAGCAGGATCTCCGGCTCGTGCACATCGTCCACCACCGCGACGGCGACGACGGCCGGGCTCGGATGCAGCTCCTCTTCCACGTCCTCGCCCACACCGGCACCCCCGCGATCCGCGAGCCCGACCGCTGCACCGCCCTGGAGTGGTGGCCCTACTCCGCCCTTCCGTCCCCGCTCGTGGACTACACCGCGGTCGCCCTGACCGGCATCGCCGCGGGCCGCACGTACACGGAGATGGGGTGGTCGGCATGA
- a CDS encoding carbohydrate ABC transporter permease: protein MSSVRMASRPRGAAKPRSPMAAPRSFLWSRRIFLTLLTGFVLLPVFVMVSSSLKPLEDVSGKFRWMPSGLTIRPYIDIWKTVPLAKYFMNSLVVAGAATVCSVVIAVFAAYAVSRYQFRGKRVFTVTVLSTQMFPGILFLLPLFLMYVNIGNATGIALFGSRAGLILTYLTFSLPFSIWMLIGYFDSVPRDLDEAALVDGCGPIGALFRVVVPAAIPGIVAVAVYAFMTAWGEVLFASVMTNDATRTLAIGLQGYSTQNDVYWNQIMAASLVVSVPVVAGFLLLQRYLVAGLTAGAVK, encoded by the coding sequence ATGTCTAGCGTCCGCATGGCCTCGCGGCCTCGCGGGGCCGCGAAGCCCCGGTCGCCGATGGCGGCACCCCGCTCGTTCCTCTGGTCGCGGCGGATCTTCCTCACCCTGCTCACGGGCTTCGTGCTCCTCCCGGTGTTCGTGATGGTGTCCAGCTCGCTCAAGCCCCTGGAGGACGTGTCGGGCAAGTTCCGCTGGATGCCGAGCGGGCTCACCATCCGCCCGTACATCGACATCTGGAAGACCGTCCCGCTGGCGAAGTACTTCATGAACTCGCTGGTCGTGGCGGGCGCGGCCACCGTCTGCTCGGTGGTGATCGCCGTCTTCGCGGCCTACGCGGTCAGCCGCTACCAGTTCCGCGGCAAGCGCGTCTTCACGGTGACGGTCCTGTCCACCCAGATGTTCCCCGGCATCCTGTTCCTGCTGCCGCTGTTCCTGATGTACGTCAACATCGGCAACGCCACCGGGATCGCCCTGTTCGGCTCGCGGGCCGGGCTCATCCTCACCTATCTGACCTTCTCGCTGCCCTTCTCCATCTGGATGCTGATCGGGTACTTCGACTCGGTGCCGCGCGATCTGGACGAGGCGGCGCTCGTCGACGGCTGCGGGCCCATCGGCGCGCTCTTCAGGGTCGTCGTCCCCGCCGCGATCCCCGGCATCGTCGCGGTGGCCGTCTACGCGTTCATGACCGCATGGGGAGAAGTGCTCTTCGCCTCCGTCATGACGAACGACGCCACCCGCACCCTCGCCATCGGCCTCCAGGGCTACTCCACCCAGAACGACGTCTACTGGAACCAGATCATGGCCGCCTCGCTGGTCGTGAGCGTGCCGGTGGTCGCGGGCTTCCTCCTGCTCCAGCGCTACCTGGTCGCCGGCCTCACCGCCGGAGCCGTCAAGTGA
- a CDS encoding ABC transporter permease: protein MTAPPDDCLARNEWICGEYLSTRRQIIVDAVLQHLELTAVSVLIALVIAVPLAVVARRWALAAGPVLALTTVLYTIPSLAMFSLLLPVYGLSASLVVAGLVLYSLTLLVRNILAGLRAVPEDTRQAARGMGYGPIRLLLTVELPLALPAAMAGLRIATVSAVSLVTVGAIVGFGGLGNLIYAGMNTYFKAQVLTASVLCVVIAVLADLLLLGVQRILTPWTRAVRS, encoded by the coding sequence GTGACCGCGCCCCCGGACGACTGCCTCGCGCGCAACGAGTGGATCTGCGGTGAGTATCTGAGCACCCGCCGCCAGATCATCGTCGACGCGGTCCTCCAGCATCTGGAGCTGACCGCCGTCTCCGTCCTCATCGCGCTCGTCATCGCCGTGCCGCTCGCCGTCGTCGCCCGCCGCTGGGCCCTGGCGGCCGGCCCCGTCCTGGCGCTGACCACGGTCCTCTACACGATCCCCTCGCTCGCGATGTTCTCGCTGCTGCTCCCCGTGTACGGCCTCTCCGCGTCCCTCGTCGTCGCGGGACTCGTCCTGTACTCACTGACGCTGCTCGTCCGCAACATCCTGGCCGGGCTGCGCGCCGTCCCCGAAGACACCCGGCAGGCCGCCCGCGGCATGGGCTACGGGCCGATCCGGCTGCTGCTCACCGTCGAACTGCCGCTCGCCCTGCCCGCCGCCATGGCGGGTCTGCGCATCGCCACCGTCTCCGCGGTCTCCCTCGTCACGGTCGGCGCGATCGTCGGCTTCGGCGGCCTGGGGAACCTCATCTATGCGGGCATGAACACCTACTTCAAGGCGCAGGTCCTGACCGCCTCCGTGCTGTGTGTCGTCATCGCCGTACTGGCCGATCTGCTGCTCCTCGGCGTGCAGCGGATCCTCACTCCGTGGACGAGGGCGGTCCGCTCATGA
- a CDS encoding ATP-binding cassette domain-containing protein, with the protein MTTPRRTTPRPVPASPAPVPPPPAELKFEGNPGKNPLGEASFRHMCSRLPSVLARTARMAWDTDRRAVLLLLVCQLLGGAGAAVQLAFTAAAMQPLLGGGPAAGRLRSALPALAVIAVAAAVTRTATAFSSYADGRITPRLTTDADSALVEAVCRAEASAYAQPGFTDRQEAAETGVTRSHLMVQDATRFTASLLRMVTAGGVLSVLHPLMFPLLVLAVVPAGAGAVLSARVTYETHYANVGDRTVRQVMRWWSTTPKYSDEVRANGMSGYLLHWYRTLSARIDRRTLTAAPRMLRIVLASSALGGVFLVSTWAALAWLAVTGRVDLADAATAVVAVQTSLAALSQVVIHGAAMFHTSLYLADMRSFLDLAHGLAPRRGELTAPAQVAEVRVDEAVYRYPGKDTPAVDHVSLTLRRGEIVAVVGENGSGKSTLTRLITGIFLADKGAVTWDGVDLAAADPDTVWARTGLVPQNFAQWPLRARENVTLGQPRTADDGPVWDALDTVGMRTAIEELPGGLDTLLARELFGGCELSGGQWQRLACSRALYRRPPLLILDEPTSQMDVRGERDVLDALKATAADQITVVVTHQLENTKVADRIVVMRDGRITEQGPYEELAHGGGLFAELLALSKDR; encoded by the coding sequence ATGACCACACCCCGCAGGACGACGCCCCGGCCCGTGCCGGCCTCGCCCGCTCCCGTTCCGCCCCCTCCGGCAGAGCTCAAGTTCGAGGGGAACCCCGGCAAGAACCCGCTCGGCGAGGCCTCGTTCCGGCACATGTGCTCGCGGCTGCCGTCCGTCCTGGCCCGGACGGCCCGGATGGCCTGGGACACCGACCGGCGGGCCGTGCTCCTTCTTCTGGTCTGCCAACTCCTCGGCGGCGCGGGCGCGGCCGTGCAGCTCGCCTTCACCGCCGCGGCCATGCAGCCCCTCCTCGGCGGCGGTCCGGCCGCCGGCCGCCTGCGCTCGGCGCTCCCGGCCCTCGCGGTCATCGCCGTCGCCGCCGCCGTCACCCGCACCGCCACAGCGTTCTCCTCGTACGCCGACGGGCGCATCACCCCGCGCCTGACGACGGATGCCGACAGCGCCCTGGTCGAGGCGGTGTGCCGGGCCGAGGCGTCCGCGTACGCGCAACCGGGGTTCACCGACCGGCAGGAGGCGGCCGAGACGGGGGTGACCCGCAGCCACCTGATGGTGCAGGACGCGACGCGGTTCACGGCATCGCTGCTCCGCATGGTCACGGCGGGTGGCGTGCTCTCCGTGCTGCATCCGCTGATGTTCCCGCTGCTCGTCCTCGCCGTCGTGCCCGCCGGGGCCGGGGCGGTCCTTTCGGCACGCGTCACCTACGAGACGCACTACGCGAACGTCGGCGACCGCACCGTACGGCAGGTGATGCGATGGTGGTCGACCACCCCCAAGTACAGCGACGAGGTGCGCGCGAACGGGATGTCCGGGTACCTGCTGCACTGGTACCGGACCCTGTCCGCCCGTATCGACCGGCGCACGCTGACCGCCGCGCCCCGGATGCTGCGCATCGTCCTGGCCAGTTCGGCCCTGGGCGGGGTCTTCCTCGTCAGCACCTGGGCCGCCCTGGCCTGGCTCGCCGTGACGGGGCGCGTGGATCTCGCCGACGCGGCCACGGCGGTCGTCGCCGTGCAGACGTCGCTGGCCGCGCTCTCCCAGGTGGTGATCCACGGCGCTGCGATGTTCCACACCAGCCTCTACCTCGCCGACATGCGGTCGTTCCTCGACCTGGCCCACGGACTGGCGCCCCGGCGAGGGGAGTTGACGGCTCCGGCCCAGGTGGCGGAGGTCCGCGTCGATGAAGCGGTTTATCGCTATCCCGGCAAGGACACACCCGCCGTCGACCACGTCTCCCTCACCCTGCGCCGCGGCGAGATCGTGGCCGTCGTCGGCGAGAACGGCTCGGGCAAGTCCACCCTCACACGCCTGATCACCGGCATCTTCCTCGCCGACAAGGGGGCGGTGACCTGGGACGGAGTCGATCTCGCCGCGGCGGACCCGGACACCGTCTGGGCCCGCACGGGCCTGGTCCCGCAGAACTTCGCCCAGTGGCCGCTGCGGGCCAGGGAGAACGTCACGCTCGGCCAGCCCCGCACGGCCGACGACGGACCGGTGTGGGACGCCCTCGACACGGTCGGCATGCGCACCGCGATCGAGGAGCTGCCCGGCGGCCTGGACACCCTGCTGGCCCGCGAGCTCTTCGGCGGCTGCGAGCTCTCCGGCGGTCAGTGGCAGCGGCTCGCCTGTTCCCGGGCGCTCTACCGGCGCCCTCCCCTGCTGATCCTGGACGAGCCGACCTCGCAGATGGACGTCCGGGGCGAACGCGACGTCCTCGACGCGCTGAAGGCCACCGCCGCGGACCAGATCACGGTCGTCGTGACGCACCAGCTGGAGAACACCAAGGTGGCGGACCGGATCGTCGTCATGCGCGACGGGCGGATCACGGAGCAGGGGCCCTACGAGGAGCTGGCCCACGGAGGCGGCCTTTTCGCCGAGCTGCTCGCCCTCTCGAAGGACCGGTAG
- a CDS encoding GH1 family beta-glucosidase has protein sequence MSELIDLAALPRDFAWGTATSAYQIEGAVTQGGRSPSIWDTFSHTPGKIDNGDHGDVACDHYHRWREDIALMGQLGTNAYRLSLAWPRVVPGGDGPSNAKGLDFYDQLIDGLLEAGITPSVTLYHWDLPQVLQDRGGWPERETAEHFAAYASVAAERFGDRVTQWATLNEPLCSAWIGHLEGRMAPGLTDLTAAVRASYHLLLGHGLATQAIRAAAPGAQIGIVNNLSTVEPASDRPEDVAAARRVDGHTNRWWLDPVHGRGFPADMREVYGVELPEQAGDVGTMAQPLDWLGLNYYFPAVVSDDPAGPAPYAHEVRRESVPRTGMDWEIDASGIETLLLRLTNEYGARKLYVTENGSSYPDVVRPDGTVDDPERTDYLIRHLAACASAARKGAPLAGYYAWSLLDNFEWAYGYDKRFGLVHVDYETQRRTVKGSGLRYADIIRGHQGRVSRAA, from the coding sequence GTGTCCGAGCTCATCGACCTTGCCGCACTTCCGCGCGACTTCGCGTGGGGCACGGCCACATCGGCGTACCAGATCGAAGGGGCCGTTACGCAGGGCGGCCGTTCCCCCTCGATCTGGGACACCTTCTCGCACACCCCCGGAAAGATCGACAACGGCGATCACGGCGACGTGGCCTGCGACCACTACCACCGCTGGCGCGAGGACATCGCGCTGATGGGACAACTGGGCACCAACGCCTACCGGTTGTCCCTGGCCTGGCCGCGCGTGGTGCCGGGCGGGGACGGGCCGTCCAACGCCAAGGGCCTCGACTTCTACGACCAGTTGATCGACGGGCTGCTCGAAGCGGGCATCACGCCGTCGGTGACCCTCTACCACTGGGACCTGCCGCAGGTGCTCCAGGACCGTGGTGGCTGGCCCGAGCGGGAGACCGCCGAGCACTTCGCGGCGTACGCGTCCGTCGCCGCCGAGCGCTTCGGTGACCGCGTCACCCAGTGGGCCACTCTGAACGAACCCCTCTGCTCGGCCTGGATCGGCCACCTCGAAGGGCGGATGGCACCGGGCCTGACCGACCTGACCGCCGCCGTCCGCGCCTCGTACCACCTGCTGCTCGGGCACGGTCTCGCCACCCAGGCCATTCGCGCCGCGGCGCCCGGCGCGCAGATCGGCATCGTCAACAACCTCTCCACGGTCGAGCCCGCGAGCGACCGCCCCGAGGACGTCGCCGCCGCCCGCCGCGTGGACGGGCACACCAACCGCTGGTGGCTCGACCCGGTCCACGGCCGTGGTTTCCCCGCCGACATGCGGGAGGTCTACGGGGTCGAACTCCCGGAGCAGGCAGGCGACGTGGGCACCATGGCGCAGCCGCTGGACTGGCTGGGCCTGAACTACTACTTCCCGGCCGTCGTCTCCGACGACCCCGCGGGTCCCGCGCCCTACGCCCACGAGGTGCGCCGCGAGTCAGTGCCCCGGACCGGCATGGACTGGGAGATCGACGCGAGCGGCATCGAGACGCTCCTGCTGCGTCTGACGAACGAGTACGGGGCGCGCAAGCTGTACGTCACCGAGAACGGTTCGTCCTACCCCGACGTCGTACGCCCCGACGGAACCGTCGACGACCCGGAGCGGACCGACTACCTGATCCGCCATCTCGCCGCCTGCGCGAGCGCCGCCCGCAAGGGAGCGCCGCTGGCCGGGTACTACGCGTGGTCGCTGCTCGACAACTTCGAGTGGGCCTACGGCTACGACAAGCGGTTCGGCCTGGTGCACGTCGACTACGAGACGCAGCGCCGCACCGTCAAGGGCAGCGGTCTGCGCTATGCCGACATCATCCGCGGCCACCAGGGGCGCGTGAGCCGCGCCGCCTGA
- a CDS encoding carbohydrate ABC transporter permease — MQGGKEPSGAAREPGRGPRRRPGRLRRIGLPYLLLLPALLLELLVHLLPIVVGISMSFKELTQFFIRDWGAAPWSGLDNYKVSVDFDAPVGEALLHSFLVTCAFTVLSVGLCWLIGTTAAIYLQEAFKGRGFLRALFLIPYALPVYAAVITWGFMFQRDNGLINHVLHDQLGLTDSAPFWLIGDNSFFALLTVSVWKGWPFAFLIMMAGLQNIPREMYEAAALDGAGVWQQIRRITLPSLKSVNQVLVLVLFLWTFNDFNTPYVLFGRSAPEAADLVSIHIYQSSFVTWNFGTGSAMSVLLLLFLLAVTGGYLWVTSRERKSAHV; from the coding sequence GTGCAGGGTGGCAAGGAGCCGTCCGGGGCCGCCCGGGAACCGGGGCGCGGCCCGCGCCGCCGTCCCGGACGGCTCCGCCGCATCGGCCTCCCGTACCTCCTGCTGCTCCCCGCCCTCCTCCTCGAACTCCTCGTGCATCTGCTGCCGATCGTCGTCGGCATCTCGATGAGCTTCAAGGAGCTCACCCAGTTCTTCATCCGCGACTGGGGCGCCGCGCCCTGGTCGGGCCTGGACAACTACAAGGTGTCGGTGGACTTCGACGCGCCGGTGGGCGAGGCGCTGCTGCACTCGTTCCTCGTCACCTGCGCGTTCACGGTGCTCTCGGTCGGCCTGTGCTGGCTGATCGGGACGACCGCCGCGATCTATCTGCAGGAGGCCTTCAAGGGAAGGGGCTTCCTCCGGGCGCTCTTCCTGATCCCCTACGCACTGCCCGTGTACGCGGCGGTGATCACCTGGGGCTTCATGTTCCAGCGCGACAACGGCCTCATCAACCATGTGCTGCACGACCAGTTGGGCCTCACCGACAGCGCGCCGTTCTGGCTCATCGGCGACAACAGCTTCTTCGCGCTGCTCACCGTGTCGGTCTGGAAGGGCTGGCCGTTCGCCTTCCTCATCATGATGGCGGGGCTGCAGAACATCCCCAGGGAGATGTACGAGGCGGCGGCGCTCGACGGCGCCGGCGTGTGGCAGCAGATCCGCCGCATCACGCTGCCGTCCCTGAAGTCCGTCAACCAGGTGCTCGTGCTCGTCCTGTTCCTCTGGACGTTCAACGACTTCAACACGCCGTACGTCCTGTTCGGCAGATCGGCGCCCGAGGCAGCGGACCTGGTCTCGATCCACATCTACCAGTCCTCGTTCGTCACCTGGAACTTCGGCACCGGTTCCGCCATGTCCGTCCTGCTGCTCCTGTTCCTGCTCGCGGTGACGGGCGGCTATCTGTGGGTCACGTCGCGCGAGAGGAAGTCCGCTCATGTCTAG
- a CDS encoding ABC transporter permease, with product MNTLSDAWQWLTDSAHWAGDDGIWHRLTQHLVLTVVCLILSCLIALPVALVLGHLGKGGALAVNISNVGRAVPTFAVLVLLLLTPIGRWGEGPTVVALVLFAVPPLLTNAYVGMRGVDRSVVQAARGMGMTGRQMLWRVELPLAMPLVLSGVRIAAVQLVATATIAALAGGGGLGRIITAGFNLASTPQVVAGAVLVAVFALIVEGLFEIGERLAPGWARGRGKTG from the coding sequence ATGAACACCCTCAGCGATGCCTGGCAGTGGCTCACCGACTCGGCGCACTGGGCGGGTGACGACGGCATCTGGCACCGGCTCACCCAGCACCTCGTCCTCACCGTGGTGTGCCTGATCCTCAGCTGCCTGATCGCGCTGCCGGTCGCACTCGTGCTCGGCCACCTCGGCAAGGGCGGCGCCCTCGCGGTCAACATCTCCAACGTCGGCCGCGCGGTCCCCACCTTCGCGGTCCTCGTACTGCTGCTCCTGACCCCCATCGGACGGTGGGGAGAGGGCCCCACCGTCGTCGCGCTCGTCCTGTTCGCCGTGCCGCCGCTGCTCACCAACGCGTACGTCGGGATGCGCGGGGTCGACCGCAGCGTCGTACAGGCCGCGCGCGGCATGGGCATGACGGGACGGCAGATGCTGTGGCGGGTCGAACTGCCGCTCGCCATGCCGCTGGTCCTGAGCGGGGTGCGGATCGCGGCCGTACAGCTCGTGGCCACCGCCACGATCGCGGCGCTCGCGGGCGGGGGCGGCCTCGGCCGGATCATCACGGCGGGCTTCAACCTGGCGAGCACCCCGCAGGTGGTGGCGGGCGCCGTACTGGTCGCCGTGTTCGCGCTGATCGTCGAGGGGCTCTTCGAGATCGGCGAACGGCTCGCCCCCGGATGGGCGCGGGGGAGAGGAAAGACCGGATGA